In Xyrauchen texanus isolate HMW12.3.18 chromosome 32, RBS_HiC_50CHRs, whole genome shotgun sequence, the following proteins share a genomic window:
- the tbl1xr1a gene encoding F-box-like/WD repeat-containing protein TBL1XR1a has product MSISSDEVNFLVYRYLQESGFSHSAFTFGIESHISQSNINGALVPPAALISIIQKGLQYVEAEVSINEDGTLFDGRPIESLSLIDAVMPDVVQTRQQAYRDKLAQQQAAAAPSSTSANMQGNAKNGENTANGEENGAHALPNNHADMMEVDVDVEIPQNKAMVLRGHESEVFICAWNPVSDLLASGSGDSTARIWNLSENSSSSSTQLVLRHCIREGGQDVPSNKDVTSLDWNSEGTLLATGSYDGFARIWTKDGNLASTLGQHKGPIFALKWNKKGNFILSAGVDKTTIIWDAHTGEAKQQFPFHSAPALDVDWQSNNTFASCSTDMCIHVCKLGQDRPIKTFQGHTNEVNAIKWDPTGNLLASCSDDMTLKIWSMKQDTCVHDLQAHSKEIYTIKWSPTGPGTNNPNANLMLASASFDSTVRLWDVDRGICIHTLTKHQEPVYSVAFSPDGRHLASGSFDKCVHIWNTQTGALVHSYRGTGGIFEVCWNAAGDKVGASASDGSVCVLDLRK; this is encoded by the exons ATGAGTATTAGCAGTGATGAGGTCAACTTCCTGGTGTATAGATACCTGCAGGAGTCAG GGTTTTCCCACTCAGCCTTCACATTCGGCATTGAGAGCCACATCAGCCAGTCCAACATCAATGGCGCCCTAGTGCCCCCTGCTGCACTGATCTCTATTATCCAGAAAGGCCTGCAGTACGTGGAGGCTGAAGTCAGCATCAATGAG GACGGTACGCTGTTCGATGGGCGGCCAATTGAGTCTCTATCATTGATCGATGCGGTGATGCCCGATGTCGTACAGACGCGGCAACAGGCATACCGAGACAAACTGGCCCAGCAGCAGGCCGCCGCAGCACCCTCTTCAACCAGCGCCAACATGCAGGGTAACGCCAAAAACGGAGAGAACACAGCAAACGGAGAAGAGAACGGTGCTCACGCCTTACCTA ATAACCATGCAGACATGATGGAGGTGGATGTAGATGTGGAGATCCCTCAAAATAAAGCCATGGTGCTGAGAGGTCACGAGTCCGAGGTCTTCATCTGCGCCTGGAACCCCGTCAGTGACCTGCTCGCCTCTGG GTCTGGGGACTCAACAGCACGTATCTGGAATCTTAGTGAGAACAGCAGTAGTAGCTCCACACAGCTCGTTCTGAGGCACTGCATACGGGAAGGCGGCCAAGACGTGCCCAGCAACAAAGACGTCACATCATTAGACTGGAAT AGTGAAGGCACACTGTTAGCCACAGGCTCTTATGATGGCTTTGCAAGAATATGGACTAAAGATG gtaaTCTGGCCAGTACTCTGGGTCAACATAAAGGTccaatatttgcattaaaatggaacaaaaaaggaaattTTATCCTCAGTGCTGGTGTTGATAAG ACAACAATCATTTGGGATGCACACACAGGAGAAGCCAAACAGCAGTTCCCGTTTCATTCAG CACCTGCTCTGGACGTGGACTGGCAGAGCAACAACACAtttgcttcctgtagcactgacATGTGCATCCATGTGTGCAAACTGGGACAGGACCGACCCATTAAGACATTCCAAGGACACACA aatGAAGTTAATGCAATCAAATGGGATCCGACTGGCAACCTGCTGGCATCGTGTTCTGATGATATGACTCTGAAG ATCTGGAGTATGAAACAGGACACTTGTGTTCATGATTTGCAAGCTCACAGCAAAGAAATTTACACTATCAAATGGAGCCCCACAGGTCCAGGAACCAACAACCCCAATGCCAATCTAATGCTGGCTAG TGCTTCCTTTGATTCCACTGTTCGGCTATGGGACGTAGATCGAGGCATCTGCATCCACACACTAACCAAACACCAGGAGCCCGTGTACAGCGTGGCCTTCAGCCCTGACGGACGCCATCTAGCCAGCGGTTCTTTCGACAAGTGTGTCCATATCTGGAACACACAA ACTGGTGCTTTAGTCCATAGCTACAGGGGAACAGGGGGCATTTTTGAAGTTTGCTGGAATGCAGCAGGAGACAAAGTAGGAGCAAGTGCATCGGACGGCTCT GTTTGTGTATTAGATCTGCGGAAATAG